The nucleotide window GGACTTGTGGTATCATTGAAATTTTGCTCGTTTTTCTTACACTCCTCCCCTTTCACATGTGCATTGCATAAATTTGGTTATTGCAATACTCAAAGTTTTATTGCGAAAtggcaaacaaacaaaaaaaacagtcaGTAAGAGAAGTTTGGGTTAAAAGGTCAGAATACTAAATGATTGTCCAAGAAGTAGTTGGTTAAATAGGAAATATATCATTATCTTAAATTACAGGGTCTACAGGAGAATTCTAAAATCCAATGTCAGAACGACGTTTGCTTCCCATACGAGGTAAATTCCTTTCGTGTTGTTGACGAAGCAAATCTTCCATCGAGTCCTCGACTGATGAACGGTGAGTGGACTTCTTATTCTTGGCAGAATCCCAACGAATTCCAAACAAATGTTTCAACGAATGGTCATTCACTTCCCAAGATTGCTGCTCATCACTATCATCCCACAACTGATGATTACTTTGGCGACTAGCAGTTGGCGTCCTGGGATGCTGGAACAGCATCTCGTCATCGTCTTCCACGGACTCGAATTTATGCTGAGCATGACGGTTAAACGAGATCCTTCTTTGTCCGGGTACATGGAAGGAGTTTCGTTTAACTAATCGATTTTCTTCCGATGTGCCTTGAATCTGCCTATTTACTTGGGCGTTCTCTACTTCCAATGAGTCTTCGTAGTCCATATCATCTACAGTGCGATAACTGGAATCGACATGAGTCTCACAAGAATCGTGATGGTCGTGGTCATCTCCCACACTCACTCGTTCTAAAGTGAATGAGTTAGTTTCTCCAAGTAAGGTTGCAAAGAACATACTTGCGACAAGCTAAAAAACGTAATAGTGATTAACAATAGATTattttaaatacaaatttatGTTTGAATTACCAGTAGTTGAATAAATCGAAACATTCTAAAGCTATATGCGTGGAACACTATTTCTGTCAATGCTTAGAATGAGaatattttcgtttcttttgcgTTCACATATTTATATGAAAATTGaaacatgaaaatgaatgGCAGTATTGTCACCCTTGAGTTAGAACCGCAAAGGACGCGTTGGTTGCTTTTTAATAGTATTGAGTTTCGGTTTACTTCGATGTGTGTATCATGATGACCTATTAGAAGGGACCGCGCAATGGCCTTCCACTGGTAAGTGgtttgcaattcttttttACGCGGAATTAATTCAATTTATATGTAAAGAACTTATTGTGATGTCTCCTGGAGTCAGAAATCATAACTTTTTTCATCTTCAGCGTCTTAATTTTCCCCCTTAAAAGCCATAAACAATATTAGAGAGATACTTTGATAGCCTGATGTGGAAACAAGTGATTGTGAATGGAACATGGAAATGGgacaggaagaaaaaaaaaaaagctttttacCCGCTTTATTGAGGACAAGCTCCCATTTCCATTTGATAGCATGAATCCGGAGGGGGTGAAGGGAACAGGTGCAAGACACAACCTTGCCAGAAACAATGTCAATTAACTCTTAAAAGCTTCGCAAAAATTATAGGTAAGAAATAACTCATACGAGTGCTAACCTTCTGCCAAGTAGGCACAGTTGTCATGCAGCAGTGTGGCATCCTCGATTCTCATCGGAAAactaaacaaataaaaaaaataacacgcaaaaaaagagagaaattaATAGATTTTGTAAATAGATTATTTCTTGCAAGTCTACGATGGTTGGTATCCGGAGACGCAGCTTCTTCATGTTACATCAATGAGAGCTACACAGAGCCGCACCGCCCACCACCGCTCACAGGAAATTAAATTCCAAGACGCCAACGCTCACCAGAAGGAATATGGGAGA belongs to Daphnia magna isolate NIES linkage group LG1, ASM2063170v1.1, whole genome shotgun sequence and includes:
- the LOC116934829 gene encoding uncharacterized protein LOC116934829 is translated as MFRFIQLLLVASMFFATLLGETNSFTLERVSVGDDHDHHDSCETHVDSSYRTVDDMDYEDSLEVENAQVNRQIQGTSEENRLVKRNSFHVPGQRRISFNRHAQHKFESVEDDDEMLFQHPRTPTASRQSNHQLWDDSDEQQSWEVNDHSLKHLFGIRWDSAKNKKSTHRSSVEDSMEDLLRQQHERNLPRMGSKRRSDIGF